A window from Intestinimonas massiliensis (ex Afouda et al. 2020) encodes these proteins:
- a CDS encoding MBL fold metallo-hydrolase, whose product MILLTLTTLASGSSGNCLLLSAGETHLLVDAGISCRRICRSLRDLGVDPSALSGVLVTHEHTDHIAGLATLTKQFRLPVYASPGTGRHLCYRIAALEDVLHTCAPGGAFTVGGLAVETFPTLHDAAEPMGYAVSDGSRKAAVVTDLGVVTEAVLAGVAGADLLVVESNHDVDWVKSGPYPYSLKRRILGDHGHLSNEAGAALACTAVRAGARTVILAHLSAENNTPARARNAVALALSAMGADPDRDLRLSVAPRAEPGLCCTA is encoded by the coding sequence ATGATCTTGCTGACACTCACCACCCTGGCCAGCGGCTCCTCCGGCAACTGCCTGCTGCTCTCCGCCGGAGAGACCCACCTGCTCGTGGACGCGGGCATCTCCTGCCGGCGTATCTGCCGGTCCCTCCGGGACCTGGGGGTGGACCCCTCCGCCCTGTCGGGGGTGCTGGTCACCCACGAGCATACCGACCACATCGCCGGTCTGGCCACCCTGACCAAGCAGTTCCGGCTGCCGGTCTACGCCAGCCCCGGCACCGGACGGCATCTGTGCTACCGCATCGCCGCCCTGGAGGATGTGCTCCACACCTGCGCCCCCGGCGGGGCCTTCACCGTGGGCGGTCTGGCGGTGGAGACCTTCCCCACCCTCCACGACGCGGCGGAACCCATGGGCTACGCCGTCTCGGACGGCAGCCGGAAGGCCGCCGTGGTCACCGACCTGGGGGTGGTCACCGAAGCGGTCCTCGCCGGCGTGGCCGGAGCGGATCTTCTGGTGGTGGAATCCAACCACGACGTGGATTGGGTCAAGTCCGGCCCCTACCCCTACTCCCTCAAGCGGCGCATCCTGGGTGACCACGGCCACCTGTCCAACGAGGCGGGGGCCGCCCTGGCCTGCACAGCCGTCCGGGCCGGCGCCCGCACCGTCATTCTGGCCCACCTGTCCGCCGAAAACAACACCCCCGCCCGCGCCCGGAACGCAGTGGCCCTAGCTCTCTCCGCCATGGGGGCGGACCCCGACCGGGACCTGCGGCTGAGCGTGGCCCCCCGGGCCGAGCCCGGGCTGTGCTGCACCGCATAG
- a CDS encoding phospho-sugar mutase: MSYKETYLNWLNSPALSQAEKAELQAIAGDEKEIESRFFAPLEFGTAGLRGTMCVGLHQMNVHVIRHATQAFAEVILAEGPESARKGVAICFDCRHHSDEFAREAARVMAGNGIPVRIFESLRPTPELSFAIREYGCIAGINVTASHNPKEYNGYKVYWEDGAQLPPRHADAIAQKMAELDLFASPKLADFEQAMAEGRITRMGAETDEAFLAHVMGQVNDQSAVERVADTFKMVYTPFHGTGYRLIPEVLRRLGMKHVLCVPEQMVIDGDFPTVASPNPENPEGFHLAVALADREGADFILGSDPDADRVGLMVRNREGRFVPLSGNQTGVLLLDYLITAKKRAGTLPANAAALKTIVTTEMARKVAEVNGVQMFDTFTGFKFMAEKKNALEQSGEGKVLFSYEESYGYMMGDYVRDKDAVTAALVCTEMAAWYYGQGMTLYDAMMGLYEKYGWYGEKTLNLVMPGLDGLKKMATLMQDLRARPLTEIAGTAVVLRKDYSDGTQTDVAAGTVKEMELKGSNVLKYKLADGTDLVVRPSGTEPKVKVYILAQGASKAVCDATVAKYAAWAETLKR; the protein is encoded by the coding sequence ATGTCCTACAAGGAGACTTATCTGAATTGGCTGAACAGCCCCGCCCTCAGCCAGGCCGAGAAGGCCGAGCTCCAGGCCATCGCCGGAGATGAAAAGGAGATCGAAAGCCGCTTTTTTGCCCCTCTGGAGTTCGGCACCGCCGGGCTGCGGGGCACCATGTGCGTGGGCCTGCACCAGATGAACGTCCACGTCATCCGCCACGCCACCCAGGCCTTTGCCGAGGTCATCCTGGCCGAGGGGCCGGAGAGCGCCCGGAAGGGCGTGGCCATCTGCTTCGACTGCCGCCACCACTCCGACGAGTTTGCCCGGGAGGCCGCCCGCGTCATGGCGGGCAACGGCATCCCCGTTCGCATCTTCGAATCCCTGCGCCCCACCCCGGAGCTCTCTTTCGCCATCCGGGAATACGGCTGCATCGCCGGCATCAATGTCACCGCCAGCCACAACCCCAAGGAGTACAACGGCTATAAGGTCTACTGGGAGGACGGGGCCCAGCTTCCCCCCCGCCACGCCGACGCCATCGCCCAAAAAATGGCCGAGCTCGACCTGTTCGCCAGCCCGAAGCTGGCCGACTTTGAGCAGGCCATGGCCGAGGGCCGCATCACCCGGATGGGCGCCGAGACCGACGAGGCCTTTCTGGCCCACGTCATGGGGCAGGTCAACGACCAGAGCGCCGTGGAGCGGGTGGCCGACACCTTCAAGATGGTATACACTCCCTTCCACGGCACCGGCTACCGCCTCATCCCCGAGGTGCTGCGCCGCCTGGGCATGAAGCACGTGCTCTGCGTGCCCGAGCAGATGGTCATCGACGGGGACTTCCCCACTGTGGCCTCCCCCAACCCGGAGAATCCCGAGGGCTTTCATCTGGCGGTGGCGCTGGCCGACCGGGAGGGGGCTGATTTCATCCTGGGCTCCGACCCCGACGCCGACCGGGTGGGCCTGATGGTCCGCAACCGGGAGGGCCGGTTCGTCCCCCTGTCCGGCAACCAGACCGGCGTGCTGCTGCTGGACTACCTCATCACCGCCAAGAAGCGGGCGGGCACCCTGCCCGCCAACGCCGCCGCCCTCAAGACCATCGTCACCACCGAGATGGCCCGTAAGGTGGCCGAGGTGAACGGCGTCCAGATGTTCGACACCTTCACCGGCTTCAAGTTTATGGCCGAAAAGAAAAATGCCCTGGAACAAAGCGGCGAAGGCAAGGTTCTCTTCTCCTATGAGGAGTCCTACGGCTATATGATGGGCGACTACGTCCGGGACAAGGACGCCGTCACCGCCGCCCTGGTATGCACCGAGATGGCGGCCTGGTACTATGGCCAGGGTATGACCCTGTACGACGCCATGATGGGCCTCTATGAAAAGTACGGCTGGTACGGGGAAAAGACCCTCAATCTGGTGATGCCCGGCCTGGACGGCCTGAAAAAGATGGCCACGCTGATGCAGGATCTGCGCGCCCGTCCCCTTACCGAGATCGCCGGGACGGCGGTGGTCCTCCGGAAGGACTACAGCGACGGCACCCAGACCGACGTGGCCGCCGGTACCGTGAAGGAGATGGAGCTCAAGGGCTCCAACGTGCTCAAGTACAAGCTCGCCGACGGCACCGACCTGGTGGTCCGCCCCTCCGGCACCGAGCCCAAGGTCAAGGTCTATATCCTGGCCCAGGGCGCAAGCAAGGCAGTCTGCGACGCGACGGTGGCCAAGTACGCCGCCTGGGCGGAGACCCTGAAGCGCTGA
- a CDS encoding UDP-N-acetylglucosamine 1-carboxyvinyltransferase → MTKYVIRGGKPLHGAIDISGAKNAAVAIIPAALLVNGTCRIENIPQISDVTSILKILQELGADVRTVDRTTVDIDCTRIHNEQVRLDMARKIRASYYLIGALLGRFGAAEVPLPGGCHLGDRPIDQHIKGFVAMGADVEVKGGYVHASSGGRRLTGAQIYLDVVSVGATMNIMLAATLAEGLTIIENAAKEPHIVDLANFLNSMGADIMGAGTDVIKVRGVPGLRGGSYSIIPDQIEAGTYMAAVAAAGGEVRIKNVIPKHLDCITAKLVEMGVEVEEEDDAVLVRRTGPLYRANIKTLPYPGFPTDMQPQISVVLCLAQGTSVVTEGVWDNRYRYVDEIRRMGAQIQVDGKVAVIEGVDKLTGAPMQACDLRAGAAMVIAGLAAQGVTEIDHVYYIERGYEDIVRKLSGVGADIRVVITPDADKAQADVG, encoded by the coding sequence TTGACAAAATATGTGATTCGCGGCGGGAAACCGCTGCATGGTGCGATCGACATCAGCGGCGCCAAAAATGCCGCCGTGGCCATTATCCCGGCAGCTCTGCTGGTAAACGGCACCTGCCGGATCGAGAACATTCCCCAGATCAGCGATGTGACCTCGATTTTGAAAATCTTACAGGAGCTGGGCGCCGACGTCCGCACGGTGGACCGTACCACCGTGGACATCGACTGTACCCGCATCCACAATGAACAGGTGCGGCTGGACATGGCTCGGAAAATCCGGGCCTCCTACTACCTGATCGGGGCCCTGCTGGGCCGCTTCGGCGCGGCGGAGGTCCCGCTGCCCGGCGGCTGCCATCTGGGCGACCGGCCCATCGACCAGCACATCAAGGGCTTTGTGGCCATGGGGGCCGACGTGGAGGTCAAGGGGGGCTATGTCCACGCCTCCTCCGGCGGTCGGCGGCTGACCGGCGCCCAGATCTATCTGGACGTGGTGTCGGTGGGCGCCACCATGAACATCATGCTGGCCGCCACCCTGGCCGAGGGGCTCACCATCATCGAAAACGCCGCCAAGGAGCCCCACATCGTGGATCTGGCCAACTTCCTCAACTCCATGGGAGCCGACATCATGGGAGCCGGCACCGACGTCATCAAGGTCCGGGGCGTCCCCGGCCTGCGGGGGGGCTCCTACTCCATCATCCCCGACCAGATCGAGGCCGGCACCTATATGGCCGCCGTGGCCGCCGCCGGCGGCGAGGTCCGCATCAAAAACGTCATTCCCAAGCACCTGGACTGCATTACCGCCAAGCTGGTGGAGATGGGCGTGGAGGTGGAGGAGGAGGACGACGCGGTGCTGGTGCGCCGGACCGGGCCCCTCTACCGCGCCAACATCAAGACCCTGCCCTACCCCGGCTTCCCCACCGACATGCAGCCCCAGATCTCCGTGGTGCTCTGCCTGGCCCAGGGGACCAGCGTGGTCACCGAGGGCGTGTGGGACAACCGCTACCGCTATGTGGACGAGATCCGCCGCATGGGGGCCCAGATCCAGGTGGACGGCAAGGTGGCCGTCATCGAGGGTGTGGACAAGCTCACCGGCGCGCCCATGCAGGCCTGCGACCTGCGGGCCGGCGCGGCCATGGTCATCGCCGGACTGGCCGCTCAGGGCGTCACCGAGATCGACCACGTCTACTATATTGAGCGGGGCTATGAGGACATCGTCCGCAAGCTCTCCGGCGTGGGGGCCGACATCCGCGTGGTCATCACCCCCGACGCGGACAAGGCCCAGGCCGACGTGGGCTGA
- a CDS encoding adaptor protein MecA, protein MTIQPIGAASVALYLTPADLKEHGLTPESLTRELALTLTRDAFLRAGLPAEGPLEIEAYPDACGVLVFARRSEPPRIWLAFPDLEGLLAAARALWAVCPEEAALFFWEGRYWLSLPAGEEQTACRLSEFGAEAEQAPFLDARLTEHARLILPRQALATLHRYFPD, encoded by the coding sequence ATGACCATCCAGCCCATCGGCGCCGCCAGCGTTGCGCTGTACCTCACCCCCGCCGACCTGAAAGAGCACGGCCTCACCCCCGAAAGCCTGACCCGGGAGCTGGCCCTCACCCTGACCCGGGACGCCTTTCTCCGTGCCGGCCTGCCGGCGGAGGGGCCCCTGGAGATCGAAGCCTATCCCGACGCCTGCGGGGTGCTGGTCTTTGCCCGCCGGAGCGAGCCGCCTCGGATCTGGCTTGCCTTTCCCGACCTGGAGGGGCTGCTGGCCGCCGCCCGCGCCCTCTGGGCCGTCTGCCCCGAGGAGGCCGCCCTGTTCTTCTGGGAGGGGCGCTACTGGCTGTCCCTCCCCGCCGGGGAGGAGCAGACCGCCTGCCGCCTGTCCGAGTTCGGCGCGGAGGCGGAGCAGGCTCCCTTCCTGGACGCCCGGCTGACCGAGCACGCCCGCCTCATCCTCCCCCGTCAGGCCCTGGCCACCCTCCACCGCTATTTTCCCGATTAA
- a CDS encoding response regulator, which produces MAKTILIVEDEKNIVDILSFNLGREGYATLEAYDGEAGLQLALEQDPDLILLDLMLPKMNGFDVCRSIREHGRATPIIMLTAREEETDKVLGLELGADDYITKPFSMRELLARVKANIRRVGMLTDPAQIRPSAASRLEQGRIAIDTELLMAYKDGAPLELTQREYELLKFLASNPGKVFSREALMENVWNYEGYVGDVRAVDVAIRRLREKVEDDPASPQFVVTRRGLGYLFNA; this is translated from the coding sequence ATGGCAAAGACGATCTTGATTGTCGAGGATGAAAAGAACATTGTGGATATCCTCAGCTTTAATCTGGGGCGGGAGGGATATGCCACGCTGGAGGCCTATGACGGGGAGGCGGGGCTCCAACTGGCGCTGGAGCAGGACCCGGACCTGATCCTGCTGGATCTGATGCTGCCTAAGATGAACGGCTTTGATGTGTGCCGGTCCATCCGGGAGCACGGCCGGGCCACCCCGATCATCATGCTCACCGCCCGGGAGGAAGAGACCGACAAGGTTCTGGGCCTGGAGTTGGGGGCCGACGACTATATCACCAAGCCCTTTTCCATGCGGGAGCTGCTGGCCCGGGTGAAGGCCAATATCCGCCGGGTGGGGATGCTCACGGACCCGGCCCAGATCCGGCCCTCTGCGGCCAGCCGCCTGGAGCAGGGGCGTATCGCCATTGACACGGAACTGCTCATGGCCTACAAAGACGGAGCGCCCCTGGAGCTGACCCAGCGGGAGTACGAGCTGCTGAAATTCCTGGCCTCCAACCCGGGGAAGGTGTTCTCCCGGGAGGCCCTGATGGAGAACGTGTGGAATTACGAGGGCTATGTGGGCGACGTGCGGGCCGTGGACGTGGCCATCCGCCGCCTGCGGGAAAAGGTGGAGGACGACCCCGCCAGCCCGCAATTCGTAGTGACCCGGCGGGGGCTGGGGTACCTGTTCAACGCCTGA
- a CDS encoding ATP-binding protein, whose product MFRSLHMKLVLIMVLLILSLMTVVGAFLMNSVVRFYLDDFYVQMQDVFGDQVFLDDLQTPTQDELEGRVEPVDMLKQVLNSNMGPLGIDNRTRYYYILDSATGAYLTSSDDADTLREKTPNITHVVNALAQGELTEVGSDSDITASYMDLAVPVRRGDSSYIIYIYDSRQTISELNASLFTIIVEALVFGLIISVLLSFLLAKTMTTPIERLTDGVKRVASGNFSRKIEVGSRDEIGILTGNFNHMARKLQDTIQEAENERNKLDTLFLHMTDGVVAFSRLGLVIHKNPAAEEMLGRPIGEQTAYGALFGDIASLEQVLALEQPAYLSGEREAAGRTLELLLAPFDGERQEGGVMVVIHDVTEQRKTEELRREFVANVSHELRTPLTNIRSYAETLADNAGDLPPETEKNFLGVILNESDRMTHIVQDLLTLSRFDSGRSEFKLARFSFEGAIRDMYHAVLMEAQRHGHTVALELEPNLPGIVGDRERILQVMMNVVSNAIKYTPDGGAIGISAGRAGEKVWMEVSDNGIGIPPEDRSRIFERFYRVDKARSRESGGTGLGLSIAKEIVDRHQGSIALVDRPGPGLTLRIELPVEGPGHEQ is encoded by the coding sequence ATGTTTCGTTCGCTGCATATGAAGCTGGTGCTCATCATGGTGCTGCTTATCCTGTCGCTGATGACGGTGGTGGGGGCTTTTTTGATGAACTCCGTGGTGCGCTTCTATCTGGACGACTTCTACGTCCAGATGCAGGATGTGTTCGGGGATCAGGTCTTCCTGGACGATCTGCAGACCCCCACCCAGGACGAGCTGGAGGGGCGCGTCGAGCCGGTGGACATGCTCAAACAGGTCCTCAATTCTAATATGGGTCCTCTGGGCATCGACAACCGTACCCGCTATTACTATATCCTGGACAGTGCCACCGGCGCCTACCTGACCAGCTCCGACGATGCCGACACCCTGCGGGAAAAGACCCCCAACATCACCCATGTGGTCAACGCGCTGGCCCAGGGCGAGCTGACCGAGGTGGGCAGCGACAGCGACATCACGGCTTCCTACATGGACCTGGCGGTCCCCGTCCGGCGGGGGGACAGCAGCTATATCATCTACATCTACGACTCCCGCCAGACCATCTCCGAGCTGAATGCATCCCTGTTCACCATCATCGTGGAGGCCCTGGTGTTCGGTCTGATCATTTCGGTGCTGCTCTCCTTTCTGCTGGCCAAGACCATGACCACCCCCATTGAACGGCTCACCGACGGCGTAAAGCGGGTGGCCTCCGGCAACTTCTCCCGGAAGATCGAGGTGGGCTCCCGGGACGAGATCGGCATCCTCACCGGCAACTTCAACCACATGGCCCGGAAGCTCCAGGACACCATACAGGAGGCGGAGAACGAGCGCAACAAGCTGGATACCCTGTTCCTCCACATGACCGACGGCGTGGTGGCCTTCTCCCGGCTGGGGCTGGTCATCCACAAGAACCCGGCGGCCGAGGAGATGCTGGGCCGCCCCATCGGTGAGCAGACGGCCTACGGCGCGCTGTTTGGGGACATTGCCTCTCTGGAGCAGGTGCTGGCCCTGGAACAGCCGGCCTACCTGTCCGGCGAGCGGGAGGCGGCCGGGCGGACCCTGGAGCTGCTGCTGGCTCCCTTTGACGGGGAGCGGCAGGAGGGGGGCGTTATGGTGGTCATCCATGACGTCACCGAGCAGCGCAAGACCGAGGAGCTGCGCCGGGAATTCGTGGCCAACGTGTCCCATGAGCTGCGCACCCCTCTCACCAACATCCGCTCCTACGCCGAGACCCTGGCCGACAACGCCGGGGATCTGCCTCCGGAGACCGAGAAGAACTTCCTGGGGGTCATTCTCAATGAATCCGACCGTATGACCCACATCGTGCAGGATCTGCTCACCCTGTCCCGGTTCGATTCAGGCCGGAGCGAGTTCAAGCTGGCCCGGTTCTCCTTCGAGGGGGCCATCCGGGATATGTATCACGCCGTGCTCATGGAGGCCCAGCGCCACGGGCATACCGTAGCGCTGGAGCTGGAGCCCAACCTTCCCGGCATCGTGGGGGACCGGGAGCGCATCCTGCAGGTCATGATGAACGTCGTCTCCAACGCCATCAAGTACACCCCCGACGGGGGGGCGATCGGCATCTCCGCCGGCCGGGCGGGAGAGAAGGTGTGGATGGAGGTGTCCGACAACGGCATCGGTATCCCACCGGAGGACCGCTCCCGCATTTTTGAGCGGTTTTACCGGGTGGACAAGGCCCGCTCCCGGGAGTCGGGCGGCACGGGCCTGGGCCTCTCCATCGCCAAGGAGATCGTGGACCGGCATCAGGGGAGCATTGCGCTGGTGGACCGGCCCGGCCCCGGGCTGACCCTCCGCATCGAGCTGCCCGTGGAGGGTCCCGGCCATGAACAGTAA
- a CDS encoding sigma 54-interacting transcriptional regulator codes for MGDRVCEPITRREEVYQSALDTIYCAIIILDQAGKILYVNESARKMVEGSSVVFEELLECLGQEVDLVRGSGRYQIDVGPARIVCRVNPRYLSGERHGSTIVLHQSKHSECVMQEMDVVSSIFEELNVCLESSHDGIMVSDGMGNVIRLNAALEKLIGVKRRDILGRNVADLVQEGVYESSAILQVIETGKTATVVIDHNGRQLLITGSPVYNANSAMTAVVANIRDMSELNDLRQKLEQQQMIAEKYSKELAHIARQQSAQTSFVACSREMKTILATIHSISEVDSTVLISGESGTGKEMVVNEIYASSMRSYRPIIKVNCGAIPPALFESELFGYEDGAFTGARRKGKPGFFELAHMGTLFLDEVGELPLEMQVKLLRVLQEGEIIRIGGSKPISVDVRIIAATNRDLWEMTEEGTFRQDLYYRLNVINIEVPPLRQRRDDIIPLVMHMLERFNQKYGKHKEIPIELGKVLRELPWRGNVRELENLIENLVVLCPEDVLTPEHLPVRYQRGQNPASQVEIRGILPMKDMVRRAERQLIANAQAQYSSMQEVAKALGVDVSTISRKLSRN; via the coding sequence ATGGGAGACAGAGTTTGTGAGCCGATCACCAGACGGGAAGAAGTCTACCAAAGTGCGCTGGACACCATCTATTGCGCCATTATTATTCTGGATCAGGCTGGAAAGATCCTTTATGTCAATGAGTCTGCACGGAAAATGGTGGAGGGGTCCTCTGTGGTGTTCGAGGAGCTTTTGGAGTGCCTTGGACAGGAGGTAGACCTGGTGCGCGGCTCGGGGCGCTACCAAATAGACGTGGGTCCGGCCAGGATCGTGTGCAGGGTGAACCCCAGATATCTGTCCGGAGAGCGCCATGGCAGCACCATCGTGCTCCACCAATCCAAGCATTCCGAGTGTGTCATGCAGGAAATGGACGTAGTGAGCAGTATCTTCGAGGAGCTCAACGTCTGTCTGGAGTCCTCCCACGACGGGATCATGGTATCGGACGGCATGGGGAACGTGATCCGGCTCAACGCCGCGCTGGAGAAGCTGATAGGAGTCAAGCGCCGGGATATCCTGGGCCGGAACGTGGCCGATCTGGTGCAGGAGGGCGTGTATGAGTCCTCTGCCATCCTCCAGGTCATTGAGACCGGGAAGACGGCTACCGTGGTCATCGACCACAACGGCAGGCAATTGCTGATCACCGGCTCGCCGGTCTATAATGCCAACAGCGCCATGACGGCTGTGGTGGCCAACATCCGGGACATGTCCGAGCTGAACGACCTGCGCCAAAAGCTGGAGCAGCAGCAGATGATTGCTGAGAAATACAGCAAGGAGCTGGCCCATATCGCCCGGCAGCAGAGCGCGCAGACCAGCTTTGTGGCCTGCAGCCGGGAGATGAAGACCATCCTGGCCACCATCCATTCCATCTCTGAGGTGGACTCCACCGTCCTCATCTCGGGAGAGTCGGGCACCGGCAAGGAGATGGTCGTCAATGAGATCTATGCCTCCAGCATGCGCAGCTACCGCCCCATCATCAAGGTAAACTGCGGTGCCATCCCGCCCGCCCTGTTTGAGTCGGAGCTGTTTGGCTATGAGGACGGCGCCTTTACCGGGGCGCGCCGCAAGGGCAAGCCCGGATTTTTTGAACTGGCCCACATGGGCACGCTGTTTCTGGACGAGGTGGGGGAGCTCCCGCTGGAGATGCAGGTCAAGCTGCTGCGGGTGCTGCAGGAGGGAGAGATCATCCGCATCGGCGGATCAAAGCCCATCAGTGTGGACGTGCGGATCATCGCGGCCACCAACCGGGATCTGTGGGAGATGACCGAAGAGGGCACCTTCCGGCAGGATCTGTACTACCGGCTGAACGTCATCAACATCGAGGTGCCCCCTCTGCGCCAGCGGCGGGACGACATCATTCCGCTGGTCATGCATATGCTGGAGCGCTTCAACCAGAAATACGGCAAGCACAAGGAGATCCCCATCGAGCTGGGCAAGGTGCTGCGGGAGCTGCCCTGGCGGGGGAATGTGCGGGAGCTGGAAAATCTGATTGAAAACCTGGTGGTCCTCTGCCCGGAGGACGTGCTGACGCCGGAGCATTTGCCGGTGCGGTACCAACGCGGCCAGAACCCGGCGTCCCAGGTGGAGATTCGGGGGATTCTGCCCATGAAGGATATGGTGCGCCGGGCGGAGCGGCAGCTCATCGCCAACGCCCAGGCCCAGTATTCCTCCATGCAGGAGGTGGCAAAGGCCCTGGGGGTGGACGTATCCACCATATCCCGAAAACTCAGCCGGAATTGA
- the rlmH gene encoding 23S rRNA (pseudouridine(1915)-N(3))-methyltransferase RlmH, with product MLNITLLCVGKLKEPFYTQAAAEYAKRLSAYCKLSLVELPEERLPKDPSQAQIDAALAREADAIRAKLPPRCGLVALCVEGKPRSSEELAGLFTDWMNRGESHLVFLIGGSFGLHPSIKAEAGLRLSMSPMTFPHHLARVMLLEQVYRAFKINEGSNYHK from the coding sequence ATGCTGAATATCACCCTTCTGTGCGTGGGAAAGCTGAAGGAGCCGTTTTATACCCAGGCCGCGGCAGAATACGCCAAGCGGCTGTCGGCCTACTGCAAGCTGTCCCTTGTGGAGCTCCCCGAGGAGCGGCTGCCCAAGGACCCATCCCAGGCCCAGATCGACGCCGCCCTGGCCCGGGAGGCCGACGCCATCCGGGCCAAGCTGCCCCCCCGGTGCGGCCTCGTCGCCCTGTGCGTGGAGGGGAAGCCTCGTTCCAGCGAGGAGCTGGCCGGGCTGTTCACCGACTGGATGAACCGGGGCGAGAGCCACCTGGTGTTTCTCATTGGCGGCTCCTTCGGCCTCCATCCCTCCATCAAGGCGGAGGCCGGGCTGCGTCTGTCCATGTCCCCCATGACCTTCCCCCACCACCTGGCCCGGGTCATGCTGCTGGAGCAGGTCTACCGGGCCTTCAAGATCAACGAGGGCTCCAATTATCATAAATGA
- the aroF gene encoding 3-deoxy-7-phosphoheptulonate synthase → MVVIMKRDFTAEQLQEAIQTMEAGGVQVMVSKGAETTILGAEGNAAGIDQEKIALLPGVERVMRVTEPYKKANRKYHPDDTVIDLGNGAAIGGEKLAVIAGPCSVESEAQIVEVAEAVQKSGAAALRGGAFKPRTSPYSFQGMGNDGIRLLQEAKAVTGLPIVTEIMSTDNIEMFEMCVDVIQVGARNMQNFDLLKQLGHTTKPILLKRGLSSTIEEWLMSAEYIMAGGNHQVILCERGIRTFETFTRNTLDLSAVLAVKKLSHLPVVVDPSHACGQAWMVERMSLAAVAAGADGLIIEVHNDPKNALCDGAQSITPADFGGLMSKLATVAACVGRSL, encoded by the coding sequence ATGGTCGTCATTATGAAACGGGATTTTACCGCCGAACAGCTTCAGGAGGCCATCCAGACCATGGAGGCCGGCGGGGTCCAGGTGATGGTGTCCAAGGGCGCCGAGACCACCATCCTGGGCGCCGAGGGCAACGCCGCCGGCATCGACCAGGAGAAGATCGCCCTGCTCCCCGGCGTGGAGCGGGTCATGCGGGTCACCGAGCCCTACAAGAAGGCCAACCGTAAGTACCACCCCGACGACACGGTCATCGACCTGGGCAACGGCGCCGCCATCGGCGGCGAAAAGCTGGCCGTCATCGCCGGGCCCTGCTCGGTAGAGTCCGAGGCCCAGATCGTGGAGGTGGCCGAGGCCGTGCAGAAGAGCGGAGCCGCCGCCCTGCGGGGCGGCGCCTTCAAGCCCCGCACCTCCCCCTACTCTTTTCAGGGCATGGGCAACGACGGCATCCGTCTGCTCCAGGAGGCCAAGGCCGTCACCGGCCTGCCCATCGTCACCGAGATCATGTCCACCGACAACATCGAGATGTTTGAGATGTGCGTGGATGTGATCCAGGTGGGGGCCCGGAACATGCAGAACTTCGACCTGCTCAAGCAGCTCGGCCACACCACCAAGCCCATCCTCCTCAAGCGGGGCCTGTCCTCCACCATTGAGGAGTGGCTCATGTCCGCCGAATACATCATGGCCGGCGGCAACCATCAGGTCATCCTGTGTGAGCGCGGCATCCGCACGTTTGAGACCTTCACCCGCAACACCCTGGACCTGTCCGCCGTGCTGGCGGTGAAGAAGCTGTCCCACCTGCCGGTGGTGGTGGACCCCTCCCACGCCTGCGGCCAGGCGTGGATGGTGGAGCGTATGAGCCTGGCGGCCGTGGCGGCCGGGGCCGACGGCCTTATCATCGAGGTCCACAACGACCCCAAAAACGCCCTGTGCGACGGGGCCCAGTCCATCACCCCCGCGGATTTCGGCGGCCTGATGAGCAAGCTGGCTACGGTGGCGGCCTGCGTGGGCCGGAGCCTGTGA
- a CDS encoding NUDIX domain-containing protein: protein MELYEKTVSSEEKFKGVIVDVRLDRIELPNGRPATREVVSHPGGVAILPLHDDGTVTVVRQFRYPFGRVITELPAGKLERGEDHRVCALRELEEETGYTPATLTYMGALLSSPGFTDEVLHMYLARGLKPGECHPDEDEFLERDRVPLGELVKEVMDGTIQDAKTVAAVLKAKVLLDL, encoded by the coding sequence ATGGAGCTATATGAAAAGACGGTATCCAGCGAGGAAAAATTCAAGGGCGTCATCGTGGACGTGCGGTTGGACCGGATCGAGCTGCCCAACGGCCGGCCGGCCACCCGGGAAGTGGTGTCCCATCCCGGCGGGGTGGCCATCCTGCCTCTCCACGACGACGGTACCGTGACGGTGGTGCGGCAGTTCCGCTACCCCTTCGGCCGGGTCATCACCGAGCTGCCCGCCGGCAAGCTGGAGCGGGGGGAGGACCACCGGGTGTGCGCGCTGCGGGAGCTGGAGGAGGAGACGGGCTATACCCCGGCCACGCTGACCTATATGGGGGCGCTGCTCTCCTCACCGGGCTTTACCGATGAGGTGCTCCATATGTACCTGGCCCGAGGGCTGAAGCCGGGCGAGTGTCATCCAGACGAGGACGAGTTCCTGGAGCGGGACCGGGTGCCCTTGGGGGAGCTGGTGAAGGAGGTCATGGACGGGACCATCCAGGACGCCAAGACGGTGGCCGCCGTCCTCAAGGCCAAGGTTCTGCTGGATCTGTAA